A window of the Paenibacillus woosongensis genome harbors these coding sequences:
- a CDS encoding YrhA family protein — MWKEQVSHISKIRKKRNRKLNLPANENELSSFRKSVVEKFGEDVLPQQYYEFLKTVNGIEFNGLKIYGIDPIFLDSKSINQVDSFFDANETWESIKDEDELIFFGDSDIAWYCYNVSKKCFVELDKPSGELMETFCDFDTMLQSAFSVALN; from the coding sequence ATGTGGAAAGAGCAAGTTAGTCATATTTCTAAGATAAGGAAAAAAAGGAATCGGAAACTAAATTTACCTGCTAATGAAAATGAGTTATCAAGCTTTCGTAAATCAGTAGTGGAGAAATTTGGTGAAGATGTGCTGCCACAGCAATACTATGAATTTTTGAAAACAGTTAATGGAATTGAATTTAATGGACTTAAAATTTATGGGATCGACCCAATTTTTTTAGATTCTAAGTCAATAAATCAGGTGGATAGTTTTTTTGATGCCAATGAAACATGGGAGTCAATTAAAGATGAAGATGAGTTGATTTTTTTTGGAGATTCAGATATTGCTTGGTATTGTTATAATGTTTCTAAAAAATGTTTTGTTGAATTAGATAAACCTTCAGGCGAGCTTATGGAAACTTTTTGCGATTTTGATACCATGCTTCAATCTGCTTTCTCTGTAGCGCTTAATTAA
- a CDS encoding LysE family transporter yields the protein MPVISFLLFVFISSFTPGPNNIMAMAMAHRGLRRTVKFSLGVGSGFFIITLLCCSFFNLLLASVLPVIELPLTLLGVGYMLYLAYKISTSKDTGESSDNREGNLFLIGALLQFVNPKGILFSITLVGTFIVPYYTSYSSYFLLSILLGFTGFLSTFTWSLFGSILQKVITRYRRPFNLIMALLLVYSAFSIVVK from the coding sequence ATGCCCGTCATTTCGTTTCTACTCTTTGTATTCATATCCAGCTTCACCCCAGGCCCCAACAACATTATGGCTATGGCCATGGCTCATCGGGGACTGCGCAGAACCGTGAAATTCAGTCTGGGCGTGGGCAGCGGATTTTTCATCATCACCTTGCTATGCTGCAGTTTCTTTAACCTCCTGCTTGCCAGCGTACTGCCCGTGATTGAGCTTCCTTTAACCCTGCTTGGCGTAGGCTATATGCTGTATTTGGCTTATAAAATATCGACCAGTAAAGATACGGGAGAATCCAGCGATAACAGAGAAGGCAATCTCTTCCTCATCGGCGCCTTGCTGCAATTCGTCAATCCAAAAGGCATCTTATTCAGCATTACCTTAGTCGGGACGTTTATCGTACCCTATTACACATCGTATTCAAGTTATTTTCTGCTCTCCATATTGTTAGGTTTCACAGGTTTCCTGAGTACCTTCACCTGGAGTCTTTTCGGCTCTATACTGCAAAAAGTCATCACGCGCTACAGACGGCCGTTTAATCTGATCATGGCGCTTTTATTGGTTTACAGCGCTTTTTCGATAGTTGTGAAGTAG
- a CDS encoding helix-turn-helix domain-containing protein, with protein MEEIHLILARNLKAIREKEKLSLEKVSQLSGVSKTMIGQIERGESSPTLTTIWKIANGLKVSFTALVQQSQPETEVVTRNELQALTEDNGKFRVYPCFPFQEDRRFELYQVEIEPGGILQAEAHREATEEYIMVYDGELILRVNEDEYKLQQGDSIRFKADRPHTYVNGGNSLVRLSMTIYYALPSHDF; from the coding sequence ATGGAGGAAATTCATCTTATTCTTGCGAGAAATTTAAAAGCCATCCGCGAAAAGGAAAAGTTAAGCTTGGAGAAGGTTTCTCAGCTTAGCGGCGTAAGCAAGACGATGATCGGACAAATCGAGCGCGGCGAATCAAGCCCGACCCTTACGACCATTTGGAAGATCGCGAATGGACTGAAGGTTTCTTTTACTGCGCTCGTCCAGCAGTCCCAGCCGGAGACGGAAGTCGTTACACGAAATGAATTACAAGCATTGACGGAGGATAACGGAAAGTTTAGAGTTTACCCCTGCTTTCCGTTTCAGGAGGATCGGCGCTTTGAGCTGTACCAGGTGGAAATTGAGCCTGGGGGGATACTGCAGGCAGAGGCTCACAGAGAGGCCACGGAGGAATATATTATGGTTTATGATGGCGAGCTTATCCTTCGCGTCAATGAAGACGAATATAAATTGCAGCAGGGGGATTCCATCCGATTTAAGGCAGACAGGCCGCATACCTACGTTAATGGCGGGAACTCGTTAGTCCGGCTAAGCATGACGATCTATTATGCACTGCCATCACATGATTTTTAA
- a CDS encoding sugar phosphate isomerase/epimerase family protein has product MTVPLHLGVRAHDFGQIPLTDLIQKLQQYEFSHIQFAIKKSFPESAPSLSALSPGTATYYGNAFRRAGIQIAVLGCYVNIVAPDPQTEAQALADFKTNIRLARDFGASLVGTETGSVGHGYTTDNFTEEAFQRVIPAVREMVAEAERFGVTVGIEAGINHPLHTAALARRLLDAVPSNNLQIILDCANLMSPDNYTRQNEVVAEALELLGDRIAVLHLKDFIVKDGRIEMVPVGQGLLKFEPILRYMKYERPHIQGLMESTTEPHLAGSVEFLRRLYEEV; this is encoded by the coding sequence ATGACGGTTCCACTTCATCTCGGCGTTCGCGCCCATGATTTCGGACAAATTCCATTGACCGATCTTATTCAGAAGCTGCAGCAATACGAGTTCTCGCATATTCAATTTGCGATCAAGAAATCTTTTCCGGAGAGCGCACCCAGCCTTTCCGCTTTGAGTCCGGGTACCGCGACGTATTACGGCAACGCCTTCCGGCGGGCGGGCATTCAAATTGCGGTGCTGGGCTGCTATGTCAATATCGTAGCGCCCGACCCGCAGACAGAGGCTCAGGCGCTGGCTGACTTCAAGACCAATATCCGCTTAGCCAGGGATTTCGGCGCCAGCCTTGTAGGTACGGAGACGGGCAGCGTTGGCCATGGCTACACGACCGACAATTTTACCGAGGAAGCCTTCCAAAGAGTCATCCCTGCAGTGCGCGAGATGGTTGCCGAAGCTGAGCGCTTTGGCGTCACGGTAGGCATCGAAGCGGGAATCAATCATCCCCTTCACACCGCTGCATTGGCCCGTCGCCTGCTGGATGCGGTTCCTTCAAACAATTTGCAGATCATTCTCGACTGTGCCAACCTGATGTCGCCGGACAACTATACGCGGCAGAACGAAGTGGTTGCCGAAGCGCTGGAGCTGCTGGGTGATCGGATCGCCGTCCTCCATCTGAAGGATTTCATCGTGAAGGACGGACGAATCGAAATGGTCCCCGTAGGCCAGGGTTTGCTCAAGTTCGAGCCAATTCTCCGCTATATGAAATACGAACGGCCACATATTCAGGGCCTTATGGAGAGTACAACCGAACCGCATTTGGCGGGGAGCGTCGAGTTTTTGAGAAGGCTGTATGAAGAAGTGTGA
- a CDS encoding rhamnogalacturonan acetylesterase → MSHTLFIAGDSTAALKGAAEKPMTGWGEYLQGFFQSSIRVDNRAINGRSTKSFLAEGRLADIERDFGAGDYLFIQFGHNDGKIEDPSRYADPQQEYRLNLQRFIGCARKQGGMPVLLTSVSRRRFLEDGTLDPYAVGEYPSAMREVASETGTPLLDIYTASQQLYQSLGTDGSKRLFMHLPEGAHPNYPSGIIDDTHFSDEGARQIARLVALAIQQSDELSALKQHLKGEIT, encoded by the coding sequence ATGAGCCATACCTTGTTTATTGCCGGCGATTCCACCGCCGCTCTAAAAGGCGCTGCCGAGAAGCCGATGACCGGCTGGGGCGAATATTTGCAAGGGTTCTTCCAATCCTCTATACGCGTGGATAATCGGGCCATTAACGGGCGAAGCACGAAATCATTCCTGGCTGAAGGGCGGCTGGCGGACATTGAACGGGATTTTGGAGCCGGCGACTACCTGTTCATCCAGTTCGGGCACAATGACGGTAAAATAGAAGACCCCAGCCGTTACGCCGACCCACAGCAGGAATACCGCTTAAATTTGCAGCGTTTCATTGGCTGCGCCCGCAAGCAGGGCGGTATGCCTGTGCTGCTAACCTCCGTCAGCCGCCGCCGCTTCTTGGAAGATGGCACCCTAGATCCCTATGCGGTAGGCGAGTATCCCTCCGCGATGAGGGAAGTCGCATCGGAGACAGGCACGCCGCTGCTTGATATTTATACAGCTTCGCAGCAGCTGTACCAATCATTGGGGACTGACGGATCGAAGCGGCTATTCATGCACCTGCCGGAGGGGGCCCATCCGAATTACCCGTCCGGCATCATCGACGATACTCATTTCTCGGACGAAGGAGCAAGGCAAATCGCCAGGCTCGTAGCACTAGCCATCCAGCAATCGGATGAACTATCTGCTCTCAAGCAGCATTTAAAAGGAGAGATCACATGA
- a CDS encoding alpha/beta hydrolase, whose translation MLLVCASNEHLTKEEGKFPSETSLLFLYPVTEANKEEDTTNKEYSTADNGARARPFVLVLPGGGYEHLARHEGEPIARWLNSLGIHAGVLHYQVGNFKFADLIKDVEDALKWVREAPKNWNVIPDQVGMIGSSAGGHLASIAATTGTVKPNLLLLCYPVISLHEPYTHEGSRRKFLGASPAKELLDAWSSDQRVTADTPPTFIWMTADDSVVPVKNSLLFAGALSRHKVPFELHIFEKGRHGLGLADDHEHVRQWLPLAENWLGQHHYVKKGS comes from the coding sequence ATGTTATTGGTTTGCGCAAGCAACGAGCATTTAACGAAAGAGGAAGGGAAGTTTCCGTCGGAAACCTCCCTCCTCTTTCTCTATCCTGTCACAGAGGCTAACAAGGAAGAAGACACCACAAATAAGGAGTACAGCACGGCTGACAATGGTGCCCGGGCTCGTCCCTTCGTCCTCGTATTGCCCGGCGGCGGTTATGAACATTTGGCCCGCCATGAAGGCGAGCCCATCGCCCGCTGGCTGAACAGCCTAGGGATTCATGCCGGCGTGCTGCATTATCAGGTAGGCAATTTCAAGTTCGCCGACCTGATCAAGGATGTGGAGGATGCCCTCAAATGGGTGCGGGAAGCGCCCAAGAATTGGAATGTGATCCCTGATCAAGTCGGGATGATCGGTTCCTCTGCGGGAGGCCACTTGGCTTCCATTGCTGCGACTACAGGAACAGTGAAGCCGAATCTGCTGCTGCTCTGCTATCCTGTCATCTCGCTCCATGAACCGTACACCCATGAAGGCAGCCGTCGTAAATTTCTGGGGGCAAGTCCTGCGAAGGAATTACTGGATGCCTGGTCATCCGATCAGCGTGTTACGGCCGACACCCCTCCTACTTTCATCTGGATGACGGCCGATGATAGCGTCGTGCCCGTCAAGAACAGCCTGCTGTTTGCGGGGGCCCTGTCCCGTCATAAAGTTCCTTTTGAGCTGCACATATTCGAGAAAGGGCGCCACGGCCTCGGCCTCGCAGACGATCATGAGCATGTGCGGCAATGGCTCCCCCTTGCCGAGAATTGGCTGGGCCAACATCATTATGTAAAGAAGGGATCATGA
- the uxaC gene encoding glucuronate isomerase, whose translation MFLNDNFLLTTDMAESLFHDYADNMPIIDYHCHLDPKEIYENKNFKNITEAWLYGDHYKWRLMRANGVPESHITGDASDYDKFLAWARTVPKTIGNPLFSWTHLELRRFFGIDELLNEQSAPRIWEKANEKLASPDFRRRSLIKASKVKIICTTDDPVDSLEYHQALSKEEQDFQVFPTFRPDKALNIDAPGFRDWIGRLEQAAGTVVASYADLVNALKNRVQFFHEHGCRLSDHALDVLRYQAGEAGDVGRIFAKRLAGDDLSKEEVTIYRTELLSALIGMYHEMNWTMQLHIHAYRNNNTPMFNKLGPDTGYDGINDLSLTVSLSQLLDRAESTQGLPKTILYSLNPNDYPAILALMGCYQKDTPGKLQLGSGWWYNDTRSGMRHQLTMFADNSVLANFVGMLTDSRSFLSYTRHEYFRRVLCELIGEWVERGEAPNDTTLLGKLVEDISYNNAANYFGFSSAK comes from the coding sequence ATGTTTCTAAATGACAACTTCCTGTTAACGACGGATATGGCCGAGTCGCTGTTCCATGACTACGCCGACAATATGCCGATCATCGACTATCATTGCCATCTTGATCCGAAGGAAATCTATGAGAATAAGAATTTCAAGAATATTACCGAGGCGTGGCTCTACGGGGATCACTACAAATGGCGCCTGATGCGCGCGAACGGCGTCCCCGAGTCCCACATTACCGGAGACGCATCGGACTACGATAAGTTTCTCGCTTGGGCAAGAACCGTGCCGAAAACGATCGGCAACCCGCTGTTTAGCTGGACTCATCTGGAGCTGCGCCGGTTCTTTGGCATCGATGAGCTGTTAAACGAACAATCCGCACCGCGAATTTGGGAGAAGGCGAACGAGAAGCTTGCTTCCCCGGACTTCCGGCGCCGCAGCCTCATTAAGGCTTCCAAAGTGAAAATCATTTGTACGACGGATGACCCCGTTGATTCCCTGGAGTATCATCAAGCCCTGAGCAAAGAGGAGCAAGACTTCCAGGTGTTCCCGACCTTCCGTCCGGATAAGGCGCTCAACATTGACGCCCCGGGCTTCAGGGACTGGATTGGACGTCTGGAGCAGGCAGCCGGTACAGTGGTCGCTTCCTATGCAGACTTGGTGAATGCGCTCAAGAATCGCGTGCAGTTCTTTCATGAGCACGGCTGCCGTCTGTCGGACCATGCCCTCGACGTGCTTCGTTATCAAGCCGGAGAAGCGGGCGATGTGGGGCGGATTTTTGCGAAGAGACTGGCTGGGGATGATCTGTCCAAAGAAGAAGTAACCATTTATCGCACAGAGCTTCTGTCCGCATTAATCGGCATGTATCATGAAATGAATTGGACGATGCAGCTGCACATCCACGCTTACCGAAACAACAACACGCCGATGTTCAACAAGCTGGGTCCTGATACCGGCTACGACGGCATCAACGACCTGTCGCTCACCGTATCGCTCTCGCAATTGCTGGATCGCGCAGAGAGTACGCAAGGACTGCCGAAGACGATTCTGTACTCCTTGAATCCGAACGACTATCCGGCGATCCTGGCTTTGATGGGCTGCTATCAGAAAGATACGCCAGGCAAGCTTCAGCTGGGATCGGGCTGGTGGTACAATGATACCCGCAGCGGAATGCGCCATCAGCTCACGATGTTTGCCGATAATAGCGTGTTGGCCAACTTCGTCGGGATGTTAACCGACTCGCGCAGCTTCCTGTCCTACACCCGCCACGAATATTTCCGCCGCGTATTGTGCGAGCTGATCGGCGAATGGGTAGAGCGCGGAGAAGCGCCAAATGATACTACGCTGCTCGGAAAGCTGGTTGAGGACATTTCCTATAACAATGCAGCCAACTATTTTGGCTTCAGTTCTGCCAAGTAA
- a CDS encoding UxaA family hydrolase: MQRLTKMNPRDTVAVALRPISAGEELNFDNQVLKALEDIPQGHKIALTSFEPNDVVTKYGYPIGHATSAIQRGGWVHTHNLATNLEGEEEYEYVPDLHPVTHPKRDLTFQGYRRKNGKVGIRNDLFIVPTVGCVNGVAELMIKEFKAIHPDLGTFDNITVLKHPYGCSQLGDDHRMTRSILADAVYHPNAGGVLVFGLGCENNIVSEFRSILGDYDEERVKFLVAQEVGNEVEAGLQLLEELYIAAQNDRREPVPLSELNVGLKCGGSDGFSGITANPLLGAFSDFLISQGGTSVLTEVPEMFGAEKMLMARAENKEVFEDIVHLINDFKQYFLSHGESVYENPSPGNKAGGISTLEDKSLGCTQKAGTAPVVDVLQYGEKLRKKGLSLLQAPGNDLVASSALAASDCQLVLFTTGRGTPFGSFVPTVKIATNNDIYNNKKHWMDFNAGPLLDTPMEQVLEEFIDYVIAVASGQPTRNEQNEVRELAIFKTGVTL; this comes from the coding sequence ATGCAAAGACTAACGAAAATGAATCCCCGCGATACTGTTGCTGTGGCCTTAAGGCCGATCAGCGCAGGGGAAGAGCTGAATTTCGATAATCAGGTGCTAAAAGCACTCGAGGATATCCCACAAGGCCATAAAATCGCTTTAACCAGCTTCGAGCCTAACGATGTAGTGACTAAATACGGCTACCCGATCGGTCACGCCACGTCCGCGATTCAGCGCGGCGGATGGGTGCATACGCATAATTTGGCGACAAATCTGGAGGGCGAAGAGGAATACGAATATGTTCCGGATCTCCATCCGGTGACGCACCCGAAACGCGATCTGACCTTCCAGGGCTACCGCCGCAAGAACGGCAAAGTCGGCATCCGCAACGACCTGTTCATCGTTCCTACGGTTGGCTGCGTCAACGGGGTTGCCGAGCTGATGATTAAGGAATTCAAGGCAATCCATCCTGATCTCGGTACCTTTGATAATATTACCGTGCTGAAGCATCCCTACGGCTGCTCCCAGCTCGGAGACGATCACCGTATGACGCGCAGCATTCTGGCGGATGCGGTCTATCATCCGAACGCCGGCGGCGTACTCGTCTTTGGCCTGGGCTGCGAGAACAACATTGTGTCTGAATTCCGCAGCATACTGGGCGACTATGACGAAGAACGCGTCAAGTTCCTCGTGGCCCAGGAGGTCGGAAATGAAGTGGAGGCCGGCTTGCAGCTGCTGGAGGAGCTTTATATTGCAGCGCAAAATGACCGCCGCGAGCCTGTACCGCTCTCTGAGCTCAACGTTGGCCTGAAATGCGGAGGATCGGACGGCTTCTCAGGAATTACGGCGAACCCGCTGCTCGGGGCCTTCTCGGACTTCCTGATCTCCCAGGGCGGAACCTCCGTATTGACGGAAGTACCCGAAATGTTCGGCGCAGAGAAAATGCTGATGGCCCGTGCAGAGAACAAGGAAGTTTTCGAGGACATCGTGCATTTGATCAATGACTTCAAGCAGTACTTCCTGTCCCATGGGGAATCGGTCTACGAGAATCCTTCCCCGGGCAACAAAGCCGGCGGCATCAGCACGCTGGAGGACAAATCGCTTGGCTGTACGCAAAAAGCCGGAACCGCTCCGGTCGTCGATGTGCTGCAGTACGGCGAGAAGCTGCGCAAGAAGGGGCTTAGCCTCCTGCAGGCGCCAGGCAACGACCTTGTCGCCTCCTCTGCGCTCGCCGCTTCCGATTGCCAGCTCGTTCTGTTTACGACTGGCCGGGGAACACCGTTCGGCAGCTTCGTACCGACGGTAAAAATCGCCACCAACAACGACATTTACAATAACAAAAAGCATTGGATGGATTTCAACGCTGGCCCGCTGCTCGACACGCCGATGGAACAAGTTCTGGAGGAATTCATCGATTATGTGATCGCCGTAGCCAGCGGACAGCCAACCCGCAACGAACAGAACGAAGTTCGCGAGCTGGCAATCTTCAAGACCGGCGTCACGCTGTAA
- a CDS encoding tagaturonate reductase — translation MTLRPLSRTTFPDLPVYPEKMIQFGEGNFMRAFVDWQLQQMNKNGLFQGSAVLVQPIEQGLGDMLAKQDYLYTVLLNGIMQQQTVNDHEIITSVSRVINPYSDYESYLALAENDELEFITSNTTEAGIAYRPEDRLADAPPKSFPGKLTALLHKRFELGKKGFTIIPCELIDRNGEKLKEIVLQYANDWQLGEAFIQWLEQENTFCCSLVDRIVPGYPRDKAQALAEELGYQDHLMVTAEPFLFWVIEGPASLSERLPLAKAGLNVVVTDDMTPYRERKVHLLNGPHTAMVPLALLAGLETVEDVMNDAAYSVFVKKLIEDELIPMLDLPKEELQSYAEAVQERFKNPFIRHELTSISLNSISKFKTRLLPVLLRYQRENGELPKLTTLAFAALLFSYRGDKIERQDGAEVIAVFDQAWSRPESVAATILQDESLWGEDLTKVPNLVQAIEGYLQQLESSGSRAALQQLI, via the coding sequence ATGACACTAAGACCACTTTCCAGAACTACTTTTCCCGACCTGCCCGTATACCCTGAAAAAATGATTCAGTTCGGCGAAGGCAACTTCATGCGCGCCTTCGTGGACTGGCAGCTGCAGCAAATGAACAAGAATGGATTGTTCCAAGGCAGCGCCGTACTCGTTCAGCCGATTGAGCAGGGCCTGGGCGATATGCTGGCGAAGCAGGACTACCTCTACACCGTGCTGCTAAACGGCATCATGCAGCAGCAAACGGTCAATGACCACGAAATTATTACCAGCGTCAGCCGCGTCATCAATCCTTATTCCGATTACGAGAGCTACCTGGCCTTGGCCGAAAACGACGAGCTGGAGTTCATTACCTCCAACACGACGGAAGCGGGAATTGCCTACCGTCCGGAAGACCGGCTTGCCGATGCTCCGCCGAAGAGTTTTCCCGGGAAATTAACGGCTCTGCTGCATAAACGTTTTGAGCTGGGCAAAAAAGGCTTCACCATTATCCCTTGCGAACTGATCGACCGCAACGGCGAGAAGCTGAAGGAAATCGTGCTGCAATACGCGAACGATTGGCAGCTGGGCGAGGCGTTCATACAGTGGCTTGAGCAGGAAAATACGTTCTGCTGCAGCTTGGTTGACCGCATTGTGCCGGGCTATCCGCGCGATAAAGCGCAAGCTCTGGCGGAGGAACTGGGTTATCAGGATCATTTGATGGTTACGGCCGAGCCGTTCCTGTTCTGGGTCATTGAAGGTCCAGCTTCACTGTCCGAGCGCCTGCCTCTGGCCAAAGCGGGGCTGAACGTCGTGGTTACCGATGACATGACTCCTTACCGGGAGCGTAAGGTTCACCTGCTGAACGGGCCGCATACCGCCATGGTTCCGCTGGCCCTGTTAGCCGGGCTGGAAACGGTAGAAGACGTTATGAACGACGCTGCTTACTCCGTTTTCGTGAAAAAATTGATCGAGGACGAGCTGATTCCGATGCTCGATCTGCCGAAGGAAGAATTGCAATCTTACGCAGAAGCCGTGCAGGAGCGCTTCAAAAACCCGTTCATCCGTCACGAATTGACTTCGATTTCGTTAAACAGCATTTCTAAATTCAAAACAAGATTATTGCCTGTCCTACTTCGTTATCAGCGGGAAAATGGCGAGCTGCCAAAGCTCACTACCCTCGCCTTCGCCGCTTTGCTGTTCAGCTACCGCGGCGACAAGATCGAGCGCCAGGACGGCGCTGAGGTCATTGCCGTCTTTGACCAGGCTTGGAGCCGTCCAGAATCAGTTGCAGCCACGATTCTTCAAGACGAGAGCTTATGGGGCGAGGATTTGACTAAGGTTCCAAATTTAGTGCAAGCGATTGAAGGGTATTTGCAGCAGCTAGAATCATCCGGAAGCCGCGCTGCTCTACAACAATTGATTTAG
- a CDS encoding LacI family DNA-binding transcriptional regulator — MITIKDIARVAGVSHTTVSRALNGNPLIKKETRDRIERIAAELNYVPNYNAKSLVMKKSYTIGLFFSSIDQGTSASFLVEVIKGINHVLDENYNLSVNGIDSIHNLDNIIPQRFDGILVMSQSDADNAFIYHVKKMGIPLVVLNRQLEDPSIMNVIANDREGVKEAIDHAISLGHRKLAMIEGKTGFKSSTERKQGFLDSMMEHGLPLVSDYFASGDYSIESGYMAMSRLLALPDPPTLVFCSNDDMAIGAMNACFAEGIPIPSQLSIIGFDDIVFARYTNPALTTVRRPIADISELGTKKLIELMQQPDSKPEQLFVKTALMVRQTVAKI; from the coding sequence ATGATAACGATTAAAGATATTGCCCGGGTAGCCGGCGTATCCCATACGACCGTCTCCCGGGCGCTCAACGGCAACCCGCTGATCAAGAAGGAGACCCGGGATCGTATCGAAAGGATCGCCGCGGAACTGAATTACGTGCCGAACTACAACGCCAAGAGCCTGGTGATGAAGAAGTCCTATACGATCGGCCTCTTCTTCTCCAGTATCGACCAAGGAACCTCGGCCAGCTTTCTCGTGGAAGTGATCAAGGGAATCAACCATGTTCTGGACGAGAACTACAACCTGTCCGTGAATGGAATCGACAGCATTCACAATCTGGACAATATCATTCCCCAGCGCTTTGATGGCATTCTCGTGATGAGCCAGAGCGATGCGGACAACGCCTTCATCTATCACGTCAAGAAGATGGGCATTCCCCTGGTCGTCCTGAATCGGCAGCTGGAGGATCCAAGCATCATGAACGTCATTGCGAACGATCGCGAAGGCGTCAAGGAAGCGATTGATCATGCGATTTCCCTAGGCCATCGCAAGCTGGCGATGATCGAAGGCAAGACGGGCTTCAAATCCTCCACGGAACGCAAGCAGGGTTTCCTGGACAGCATGATGGAGCATGGCCTTCCGCTCGTTTCGGATTATTTCGCAAGCGGCGATTACAGCATTGAGAGCGGCTATATGGCGATGTCCCGCTTGTTGGCCTTGCCTGATCCGCCTACGCTCGTATTTTGCAGCAATGACGATATGGCGATCGGTGCGATGAACGCTTGCTTTGCTGAAGGAATCCCCATTCCGTCCCAGCTGTCGATCATCGGATTCGACGACATCGTCTTCGCCCGCTACACGAACCCTGCCCTAACGACGGTTCGGCGGCCGATTGCCGATATTAGCGAATTAGGAACCAAGAAACTGATCGAGTTGATGCAGCAGCCGGACAGCAAGCCGGAGCAATTGTTCGTCAAGACGGCATTAATGGTTCGGCAAACGGTAGCCAAAATTTAA